GTCTCCAGGACAGCGAGGCGACCCGGCGGAAGCGGGCCAGCATGACCGCGCTGCCGACGGCGTAGGCCAGGGAGGTGGCCAGCGCGGCGCCTTGCAGGCCGTGATCCGGGATCAGCGCCAGACCCGCCCCCGCGTTGACCGCCAGGGTGACGAGGCTGGCCTGGGTGTTCCAGGCGGAGCGGCCGCGGCCGATGAAGTCGCCCGCCAGCACGGCGCCCGGCGCGCAGGCCACGATGCCGGGCAGCAGCGCCCACAGGGCCGGCACCGCCGCGCGGTACTGCACCCCGAAGAGCGGGGCGAGCAGCAGCGGCGCGGCGACCGCCGTCAGGCAGGCGGCGACCGTCGTGGCCGCGAGCGCGACCCGCACGGCGCGCGCCGAGGTGGCGTCGCCCGCCTCCCGGTCCGGCGCCGCGGCGGACCAGACCAGCAAGGGCTGCAGCGCGCTCGGCAGCAGCCAGAGCACCTCGCCGATCATCACCGCCACCGAGTAGATCCCCACCGCCGTCGCGCCGTGCCAGGCCGCGACCAGGGCCAGGGCCAGG
This bacterium DNA region includes the following protein-coding sequences:
- a CDS encoding polysaccharide biosynthesis C-terminal domain-containing protein — translated: RTGTAVNLGRGLLQLALLGAALASGAFGLTAALVIFCVSQVAGVTAFAVLAARQAGRATAAAPVRHAGGWAGLVRAGWQGQLSAVVSLLHMRLALALVAAWHGATAVGIYSVAVMIGEVLWLLPSALQPLLVWSAAAPDREAGDATSARAVRVALAATTVAACLTAVAAPLLLAPLFGVQYRAAVPALWALLPGIVACAPGAVLAGDFIGRGRSAWNTQASLVTLAVNAGAGLALIPDHGLQGAALATSLAYAVGSAVMLARFRRVASLSWRRLLLPRRDDFSLRA